The following proteins come from a genomic window of Sardina pilchardus chromosome 1, fSarPil1.1, whole genome shotgun sequence:
- the LOC134085153 gene encoding zinc finger protein 493-like isoform X2: MDLGLPFSSGCAEAHQVDLRVMVKEEDIKEEEYDHMISCPKEEEKPFAEFHCKTETDITESPRSTYSELLQTTVKAEVKKEEDEEEEEEEEQHEHVLESVSEHPHLRQQKTRGQDKEGRPCHSTVCRTSFTCLSQPENRQQTHSPGVYKWQRIGKRRHKCLCCGKELSGGISHLKRHMLIHTGEKPHECAQCGKAFSQISTLRRHMLTHTGEKPHECAQCGKAFPHIIGLKKHMLIHTGEKPHKCTQCGKAFTQVPHLKNHMLIHTGEKPHECAQCGKAFTRISHMKAHMLIHTGEKPHECAQCGKAFIRISHMKTHMLIHTGEKPHECAQCGEAFRHIIGLKKHMLIHTGEKPHKCTQCGKAFTQVPHLKTHMLIHTGVKPHECAQCGKAFTRIINLKNHMLTVCGENPHKCTQCGKAFTQLSYMRAHMLIHTGVKPHECAQCGKAFTHIIILKKHMRIHTGEKPHKCTQCGKAFTQLSHMRAHMLIHTGEKPKECAQCGKAFTRILGLKQHMRIHTGEKPHKCTQCGKAFTQLSHMRAHMLIHTGVKPHECAQCGKAFTHIIILKKHMRIHTGEKPHKCTQCGKAFTQLSHMRAHMLIHTGEKPKECAQCGKAFTRILGLKQHMRIHTGEKPHKCTQCGKAFTQLSHMRAHMLIHTGVKPHECAQCGRAFTHIIGLKKHMRIHTGEKPHKCTQCGKAFTQLSDMRAHMLIHTGVKPHECAQCGRAFTHIISLKKHMRIHTREKPHKCTQCGKAFTQLSHMRAHMLIHTGEKPHECAQCGKAFSPFTRIIGLKKHMLIHTGEKPHKCTQCGKAFTQVPHLKTHILTHTGEKPHECAQCGKAFTRIIGLKKHMLIHTGEKPHKCTQCGKAFTQVPHLKTHMLIHTGEKPHKCTQCGKAFTQLSNMKKHMRIHSGEKPHKFAQCGKAYSQISQLETHMMTHTGEKPHICAQCGSAFLRAAGLTRHTRLCLKHRSEFT; the protein is encoded by the exons GTGTATCTGAACACCCACACTTGAGGCAACAGAAGACCCGTGGCCAGGATAAGGAAGGACGTCCGTGCCACAGCACTGTCTGCAGGACGAGTTTCACTTGTCTTTCTCAACCTGAGAACCGCCAGCAAACTCACTCTCCCGGTGTTTATAAATGGCAGAGAATTGGCAAAAGGCGACATAAATGTCTCTGTTGTGGAAAGGAGTTGTCTGGAGGTATTTCACATCTTAAACGCCATATGctcatacacactggagagaagcctcatgaatgtgcccagtgtggaaaagctttttcacaaatttcaactCTTAGGCGCCATATGttaacacacactggagagaagcctcatgaatgtgcccagtgtggaaaagcttttccacacatCATTGGCCTTAAAAAACACATgctaatacacactggagagaagcctcataaatgtacccagtgtggaaaagcttttacacAAGTTCCACATCTGAAAAACCATATgttaatacacactggagagaagcctcatgaatgtgcccagtgtggaaaagcttttacacGAATTTCGCATATGAAAGCCCATATgttaatacacactggagagaagcctcatgaatgtgcccagtgtggaaaagcttttataCGAATTTCACATATGAAAACCCATATgttaatacacactggagagaagcctcatgaatgtgcccagtgtggagaaGCTTTTAGACACATCATTGGCCTTAAAAAACACATgctaatacacactggagaaaagcctcataaatgtaccCAGTGTGGTAAAGCTTTTACACAAGTTCCACATCTGAAAACCCATATGTTAATACACACTGGAGTgaagcctcatgaatgtgcccagtgtggaaaagcttttacacGCATCATTAACCTTAAAAACCACATGCTCACAGTCTGTGGAGAGAACCCTCATAAATgtacccagtgtggaaaagcttttacacAACTTTCATATATGAGAGCCCATATGTTGATACACACTGGAGTgaagcctcatgaatgtgcccagtgtggaaaagcttttacacacatcattatccttaaaaaacacatgcgaatacacactggagagaagcctcataaatgtacccagtgtggaaaagcttttacacAACTTTCACATATGAGAGCCCATATGTTAATacatactggagagaagcctaaagaatgtgcccagtgtggaaaagcttttacacGCATCCTTGGCCTTAAACAACACATGcgaatacacactggagagaagcctcataaatgtacccagtgtggaaaagcttttacacAACTTTCACATATGAGAGCCCATATGTTAATACACACTGGAGTgaagcctcatgaatgtgcccagtgtggaaaagcttttacacacatcattatccttaaaaaacacatgcgaatacacactggagagaagcctcataaatgtacccagtgtggaaaagcttttacacAACTTTCACATATGAGAGCCCATATGTTAATacatactggagagaagcctaaagaatgtgcccagtgtggaaaagcttttacacGCATCCTTGGCCTTAAACAACACATGcgaatacacactggagagaagcctcataaatgtacccagtgtggaaaagcttttacacAACTTTCACATATGAGAGCCCATATGTTAATACACACTGGAGTgaagcctcatgaatgtgcccagtgtgggaGAGCTTTTACACACATCATTGGCCTTAAAAAACACATGcgaatacacactggagagaagcctcataaatgtacccagtgtggaaaagcttttacacAACTTTCAGATATGAGAGCCCATATGTTAATACACACTGGAGTgaagcctcatgaatgtgcccagtgtgggaGAGCTTTTACACACATCATTAGCCTTAAAAAACACATGCGAATACACACtagagagaagcctcataaatgtacccagtgtggaaaagcttttacacAACTTTCACATATGAGAGCCCATATgttaatacacactggagagaagcctcatgaatgtgcccagtgtggaaaagcattttCAC cttttacacGCATCATTGGCCTTAAAAAACACATgctaatacacactggagaaaagcctcataaatgtacccagtgtggaaaagcttttacacAAGTTCCACATCTGAAAACCcatattttaacacacactggagagaagcctcatgaatgtgcccagtgtggaaaagcttttacacGCATCATTGGCCTTAAAAAACACATgctaatacacactggagaaaagcctcataaatgtacccagtgtggaaaagcttttacacAAGTTCCACATTTGAAAACCCATATgttaatacacactggagagaagcctcataaatgtacccagtgtggaaaagcttttacacAACTTTCAAATATGAAAAAACACATGCGAATACATagtggagagaagcctcataaatttgctcagtgtggaaaagcgtATTCACAAATTTCACAGTTGGAGACTCACATGATGACCCACACAGGGGAGAAGCCTCATATATGTGCTCAGTGTGGAAGCGCTTTTCTAAGAGCGGCAGGCCTAACACGCCACACGCGTCTTTGTTTGAAACATCGTTCAGAATTTACTTAA
- the LOC134085153 gene encoding zinc finger protein 493-like isoform X1 translates to MDLGLPFSSGCAEAHQVDLRVMVKEEDIKEEEYDHMISCPKEEEKPFAEFHCKTETDITESPRSTYSELLQTTVKAEVKKEEDEEEEEEEEQHEHVLESVSEHPHLRQQKTRGQDKEGRPCHSTVCRTSFTCLSQPENRQQTHSPGVYKWQRIGKRRHKCLCCGKELSGGISHLKRHMLIHTGEKPHECAQCGKAFSQISTLRRHMLTHTGEKPHECAQCGKAFPHIIGLKKHMLIHTGEKPHKCTQCGKAFTQVPHLKNHMLIHTGEKPHECAQCGKAFTRISHMKAHMLIHTGEKPHECAQCGKAFIRISHMKTHMLIHTGEKPHECAQCGEAFRHIIGLKKHMLIHTGEKPHKCTQCGKAFTQVPHLKTHMLIHTGVKPHECAQCGKAFTRIINLKNHMLTVCGENPHKCTQCGKAFTQLSYMRAHMLIHTGVKPHECAQCGKAFTHIIILKKHMRIHTGEKPHKCTQCGKAFTQLSHMRAHMLIHTGEKPKECAQCGKAFTRILGLKQHMRIHTGEKPHKCTQCGKAFTQLSHMRAHMLIHTGVKPHECAQCGKAFTHIIILKKHMRIHTGEKPHKCTQCGKAFTQLSHMRAHMLIHTGEKPKECAQCGKAFTRILGLKQHMRIHTGEKPHKCTQCGKAFTQLSHMRAHMLIHTGVKPHECAQCGRAFTHIIGLKKHMRIHTGEKPHKCTQCGKAFTQLSDMRAHMLIHTGVKPHECAQCGRAFTHIISLKKHMRIHTREKPHKCTQCGKAFTQLSHMRAHMLIHTGEKPHECAQCGKAFSRISTLRRHMLTHTGVKPHECAQCGKAFTRIIGLKKHMLIHTGEKPHKCTQCGKAFTQVPHLKTHILTHTGEKPHECAQCGKAFTRIIGLKKHMLIHTGEKPHKCTQCGKAFTQVPHLKTHMLIHTGEKPHKCTQCGKAFTQLSNMKKHMRIHSGEKPHKFAQCGKAYSQISQLETHMMTHTGEKPHICAQCGSAFLRAAGLTRHTRLCLKHRSEFT, encoded by the coding sequence GTGTATCTGAACACCCACACTTGAGGCAACAGAAGACCCGTGGCCAGGATAAGGAAGGACGTCCGTGCCACAGCACTGTCTGCAGGACGAGTTTCACTTGTCTTTCTCAACCTGAGAACCGCCAGCAAACTCACTCTCCCGGTGTTTATAAATGGCAGAGAATTGGCAAAAGGCGACATAAATGTCTCTGTTGTGGAAAGGAGTTGTCTGGAGGTATTTCACATCTTAAACGCCATATGctcatacacactggagagaagcctcatgaatgtgcccagtgtggaaaagctttttcacaaatttcaactCTTAGGCGCCATATGttaacacacactggagagaagcctcatgaatgtgcccagtgtggaaaagcttttccacacatCATTGGCCTTAAAAAACACATgctaatacacactggagagaagcctcataaatgtacccagtgtggaaaagcttttacacAAGTTCCACATCTGAAAAACCATATgttaatacacactggagagaagcctcatgaatgtgcccagtgtggaaaagcttttacacGAATTTCGCATATGAAAGCCCATATgttaatacacactggagagaagcctcatgaatgtgcccagtgtggaaaagcttttataCGAATTTCACATATGAAAACCCATATgttaatacacactggagagaagcctcatgaatgtgcccagtgtggagaaGCTTTTAGACACATCATTGGCCTTAAAAAACACATgctaatacacactggagaaaagcctcataaatgtaccCAGTGTGGTAAAGCTTTTACACAAGTTCCACATCTGAAAACCCATATGTTAATACACACTGGAGTgaagcctcatgaatgtgcccagtgtggaaaagcttttacacGCATCATTAACCTTAAAAACCACATGCTCACAGTCTGTGGAGAGAACCCTCATAAATgtacccagtgtggaaaagcttttacacAACTTTCATATATGAGAGCCCATATGTTGATACACACTGGAGTgaagcctcatgaatgtgcccagtgtggaaaagcttttacacacatcattatccttaaaaaacacatgcgaatacacactggagagaagcctcataaatgtacccagtgtggaaaagcttttacacAACTTTCACATATGAGAGCCCATATGTTAATacatactggagagaagcctaaagaatgtgcccagtgtggaaaagcttttacacGCATCCTTGGCCTTAAACAACACATGcgaatacacactggagagaagcctcataaatgtacccagtgtggaaaagcttttacacAACTTTCACATATGAGAGCCCATATGTTAATACACACTGGAGTgaagcctcatgaatgtgcccagtgtggaaaagcttttacacacatcattatccttaaaaaacacatgcgaatacacactggagagaagcctcataaatgtacccagtgtggaaaagcttttacacAACTTTCACATATGAGAGCCCATATGTTAATacatactggagagaagcctaaagaatgtgcccagtgtggaaaagcttttacacGCATCCTTGGCCTTAAACAACACATGcgaatacacactggagagaagcctcataaatgtacccagtgtggaaaagcttttacacAACTTTCACATATGAGAGCCCATATGTTAATACACACTGGAGTgaagcctcatgaatgtgcccagtgtgggaGAGCTTTTACACACATCATTGGCCTTAAAAAACACATGcgaatacacactggagagaagcctcataaatgtacccagtgtggaaaagcttttacacAACTTTCAGATATGAGAGCCCATATGTTAATACACACTGGAGTgaagcctcatgaatgtgcccagtgtgggaGAGCTTTTACACACATCATTAGCCTTAAAAAACACATGCGAATACACACtagagagaagcctcataaatgtacccagtgtggaaaagcttttacacAACTTTCACATATGAGAGCCCATATgttaatacacactggagagaagcctcatgaatgtgcccagtgtggaaaagcattttCACGTATTTCAACTCTTAGGCGCCATATGTtaacacacactggagtgaagcctcatgaatgtgcccagtgtggaaaagcttttacacGCATCATTGGCCTTAAAAAACACATgctaatacacactggagaaaagcctcataaatgtacccagtgtggaaaagcttttacacAAGTTCCACATCTGAAAACCcatattttaacacacactggagagaagcctcatgaatgtgcccagtgtggaaaagcttttacacGCATCATTGGCCTTAAAAAACACATgctaatacacactggagaaaagcctcataaatgtacccagtgtggaaaagcttttacacAAGTTCCACATTTGAAAACCCATATgttaatacacactggagagaagcctcataaatgtacccagtgtggaaaagcttttacacAACTTTCAAATATGAAAAAACACATGCGAATACATagtggagagaagcctcataaatttgctcagtgtggaaaagcgtATTCACAAATTTCACAGTTGGAGACTCACATGATGACCCACACAGGGGAGAAGCCTCATATATGTGCTCAGTGTGGAAGCGCTTTTCTAAGAGCGGCAGGCCTAACACGCCACACGCGTCTTTGTTTGAAACATCGTTCAGAATTTACTTAA